atgtggtccacttgagttgtggatatggttcaatttagggctcaacgcctaaaatgaccagtaaaaatgatggacggcgtggataaatcacctgtaatcacggtgggcccaactaagtttactcagaaagataagagcgtactgagtacgcGAATGCCCGTCAGTGATAGGCTCGCAtgctacgtcaccaagttacgtgggtcccaccatgatgtattgtttctatctacaccgtccatacatttgacgagatcattttatagcatgagccaaaaaatgggtcagatccagagctcgagtagacccaccatagaaatcagtggagagaggtttcaacggtggaaaacaTTTACCCCATCggcggggaagcggattgcgtactgagtaactctgtatgctaagcgtactgagtaaactttgtgggatccactgtgatttatatttttgatccacaccgaccatccattttaaaagttaattttagttacatataccaaaaaaaatatatatatatatattcaaagatcaaatagaccacaccacaggaaatagtgtgaaatgagtgtctaccattgaaaatttctaggggccaccgaagttttggatcaagctgatattttttatttcacttcatccaagtcttttttatcttatgaacatggtggatgagaaataaatatcactttgggcactagaaagatttcaatggttgaaatcactattcccactgtttccagtggtatcgTTCACTtgggctttgtatatgcttcaattttaggctcaacgtataaaatcatgtgaaaaaaaTTATGGACGAATTGGATAAAccgcatacattcaaggtggacccaactgagtttactcagtacgataaaagcgtactgagtaactagtAGGCAATCCCATTTCCATCTGCCGAAGCAGATGGCGCACTGTGTACTgagcaaactctgtggggcccactgtcattcatgcattttatcaaatccgtccatccattttatcatataatttcaggtcttttgaaagaaaaattaatcatatatccaagctcaagtggaccacaccacctgaaacagtttgaattgaagtctactgttgaaaagttcttgggggcccacagaagtttcggatcaagatgatatttgttttttccattcatccatgtctttgtgatattatgaactgtttggatgataaataaacatcattggggccttataaatatttcaacggtggaaatcaatatttacactgtttcccttggtatggtctacttgagtttttgatatactttatttttgggctcaacccctaaaatgatctggaaaaatgaatggacggcgtggatggactaTATACTcaacaatgggccctacagagtttacttcGTACGATAggagcgtattgagtaactcagtacgcaacctGATTTCCCTGTCCGCCCCTCTTTTCACTTTCCCTATTCACTTTCACTGCCATGGCGCCATCCACGCAGTTCGTCCGTCCCTCTAATCTCGTTCCGGAAGCCACTGATCGTCGATCCGGCCTGATTCCTCGCCGGAATCTCCGAGAAAGagggaagatgaagaaaatgggaagaaaatcgcacttacctgtcgaatggcgCACCTTCGATCACCGCTACAGCCAGGTActctctgttttcttttttcttttttctttgtaattcaattttttttttttgattcttCATTGCTCGGATCCGATTTTtatggtgtgtgtgggtggttaGCTACAGTGGGACCCGTGAGTCCCCTGCAATCCACCCATGACTGTACGTGCGTTgatgtccgacaataatggagaggaaatggcgcgatatcgtcgatatatcgtgcgatattgacgataatattggccgatatctagatttgggattttttggtatcttctaGAGGTTATCGGGAGTAtatcgtctcgcagtggtgcgataccgataatatcggccaatagtatcgatatttgaaacactggtcaAGGCTTCATTTCAGTTGTCATTGTAGGTATCTCAATATGGTCATGATTGGGTACACAATGGTCAAAATAGTAAAGTAAGAGATTTGTATGGATAAGAAGTGGAAATGAAGGTGAAAGGATGATACCTTGGATCAAGCAATATAGCGTTCCAAAGCTTCAATAGACTCATTCACTGCTCTTTTACTCGTAGAGTGTGGGAGTGGTTCCTGGGCATCCTACAGATATCTTGGGTCGTGCTTGAATCGGTTGACGTCCTCCTTTGGGTGTGGCATGGGGGATGCTGCGGGAAGGTTGGGAAAACAGCTTGGAGACTCCTTATCGTGGCCATCTTTTGGTCCATTTGGAAAGAGAGGAATCTGCATTGCTTCAAAAATGGCGGGACCTTGGTCAAAAGTGTGGTAGGCGTTATCAATGGTTTTTTTAATAGCTGGGTCCCATATGTCAAGTGTAGCTAAATCAGCgtctttctctttctttgtggGTTTTTAGTCTTCATTGCTCTTGTATTCTTTCCCGCCTCCCGGTGGGGTTTTCTTTTGATAAATTTTTGTTGCCTTTCAAAGAAAAAAGACTATTCTAACGAGCAAGAGCTGTTTCCAGCAAATTCTCTACTCTTGGATGAATTTGCTGGGATCTCTCCATATTCAATGTGAGGCAAATCTAGCAAGTAGTCGAAAACATGAAGAACAAATCGGTTTCTAATCCCACTTGATTGCAAGAGGGGGGCATCAAATCTTTGGAGCTGCGCCCCTGGCAAGGAATCCAAATCTTGTGGGCATCCCTAACATAGACTATGGGAAATCCTCCAAGATTGGGTGATCCAAGTGCGTCTCAAGCATCAATTGGACCCAAACTCGACAAGAGCAAGAGAAGGGGAATCTTCTtgtcaaattcttctcactctcTCTACTTTGAAGAGAactaattttatttaaaattccAAAAGGTTCTTATAATCTCTCAAATATAGTATTTATAGAACAATATTAACTTCtaggtgttttaaatagcttaaaGCTATGTaacatgtagcttatgctatgtaGCGTAGCTTAGCTTTAATGCTATGTAGCTTATGAAAATAGTTCAAGTAGCATGTAGCCTACACTACTTGCTAATTTACATACACTATATTCTACAAagcctatgctacatgctacattGCTTACACTAGTTGTTTttcactaaaacaaaaatcaagtaaatttttcaatgatttgttacatttttctatttttcaataaaTATTAGTTAATCTTTTTTGCTATTTTAGTACAATAATAAAAGTAACGGTATTAAACCAGTTTTGTTgctttttctttatctttatagTTAATCTTTGCCCTATTTTTCTATCATTTTAGGTTGTATTTTTTTAAGggctatgaataattttattaaagaaactGCCTGACAAATAGCCAGAACAGAAAGAACAAAAGAAATGGGAATTACAATGCCATAATAGAGCGAGCTACATTGGTAGCAACTTGAAGAAACTAAACAACCCATTTGACAACATCCCTTCTCGCCTTCCAGCAAACTTGATCACAAGGCTTCAGCTTGTTGTTGAAACAGTGTGTGTTGCGTTCAGTCCAGATATTCCAAATAACAGCCAGAACGGACAACCTCCATAGAATAAGTCTATCTTTTGATAGGTGAGccccatgccaagcccaaaggAATTGCGATACTGATTGCAGCGTAAGACCATTGCACCTCTAAAATATGCAGAATGTAGGTCTAGATCTGGTTGGCGCATGGACTGAATAAAAAGATGCTTGACTGACTCCATGTTGCTCACACAAAGGACACATATATTCAGGATAGACTTCCCCCTCTTCCGAAGTTTATCTATTGTCAAAATCTGATATCTACCCGCCAGCCATGCGAAGGAAGAAACCTTTGGTAGTGCCCCATAGGACCAAAAAGCATGAGGAATCGTGCCACCCGTATTGAACCTTGAGGTACGAATCATATTGTAAAAAAAGAGCCAGATGAAGATGTTGACCATTGTAATGAATCGATTAAAAGAGGGGAAGGCTGGAAGAACTGGAGATGGACCAATAAGTTAGCATAATCTTCTGTCTCCAACTCCGAAAGGCCCCTTCTACAAGCAGGGCACCAAACTTCCCTTCCGCCTTTGATCGAAAAGCATTTATCTACTGTGATATCCTTTTCTGTGGATAAAGCAGCTAAGTAAGGATAGACTTCCGCTAAGGGCCTATCTCCGCACAAAGAATCCTTCCAAAAACAGATCTGGGATCCACTCCCCAGATTGAAAGATGCAGCGGCTATAACggacagagagagaggagatagCCTTCCAACTACCCGAAGCGCGGTATAGTGATGACTTGATCCTCTCACATCCTCTTTCCTCCACCCCGTACTTGTGAGCAATAACCACCCTCCACAGCTTTCCTTCTTCAACTCCAAATCTCCAttaccatttttttattttttattttaagggggAATTTCATTAAATAGAATGGCCAATTACATTCGGGCGTCCTCTGGAAAAAAAGAACCAGGAGGATGCCTATCATAAAGAAcctaggagaaagaagagagcacTATACAGACAAAAAAGAGATCCCAGCAGAAAAACTTAGCCACGGTTCCTCTCGGCACAAGTTTTTTCCCGAATATCTCCGAGACCCACTTTGTCTAAGCATAAAAGACCTCTAACCTTGACCAGGAGGGTTGAATGCCGAAGAAACAGCCTGCTACCTTGCTTTGTACTGCCTAAACACGCCATCTGGTCTGCCACAGCGTTCCCTTCCCTGTATATGTGAGCAAAGCGGAAATTACCGATTCTCCTAACGCAATTGATCCTCTGGATCCAATATCCCCATTTCCACCCGGTGGTTGCGGAAAGAGTGAGGAAACTGATCACCAGATTTGAGTCTGATTCGACAGTCACATTTTGGAAGCCCCTGCCTATACACAGTTCCATGCCATCTAGAATCGCTCTCAACTCCTCATTCACATTCGAGCCCCGACTATAGCCTGCATAAAATGCGAACAAAAAAACCCCCTTCTCATCTCTGCATACACCACCCCCACCCGAGTTCCTTGGATTGCCAAGCGACGATCCGTCGACATTGATTTTCACCCAACCATCCTGCGGTCTCAGCCATTTGACCACCAAGAAAGTAGGCGATCTCCTCCTATGGCTGCCAGTCGCAGCAGCCGCAGAACTAGCAGCCTGACTCGGGACGCTATAGGAGGTCGCAGAATTTGACTCGTCATTACTGCCATTAATAGTGCTCAGCCACCATTTCACTCTTGCTATAATCGTGGCAATCTCCATTGCCATTTGCCAAGTAGTGCCGTATTCATAGAATTGAGATATTTCAATCCTACTCCCCCCTTTGCCTTGGGTAAGCATACCTCTTCCCACTTTaagagatgaaatttgtgtttttcccctgCACCTTGCCACATAAAACCCCTCctcaacttttcaaatttttctaGCACCGATTTCGGACATCTATAAAGGGAAATAAGGTACAGTGGCAGATTTGaacaacaaatatcatgaaatttcatgccACCAGGCGCAACCTTAGTTAAAATCTataagtagcatgtagcttacactaAACGCTATGGAACTTAGACCTCATGCTTCAAAGGAGTGAATGCTATGCTACACGCTCTTTGGTATTTAAAATACTGCTTCTAACTAATCTTGGTAATTAGTATGCTAATCACAACTAAACCTTGACTAATCAAAACTAACTTAGACAAACTTTCTAACTCCCTAGCTAACAACAAACAACTAAAAGaaagtgtccaaaatagtccTGCAAAACAAGAAATTCACGAAAACCTTGAATCTTGTCAAGTTGTGGATTGCATGTGGCAAGAAACCTCCAGCATCATTAAGACCATCCCATTCTCAGAGCTTTGCAaagcacacatgtgcacacaatAAAGCTCGTGTACCTGTTAAATGTGTGCCAACATGACACGtatgcaatctaatccatccatcaggttgatctgaccttgtacatgttttttcaaaaataaaatatggtccaatcagcatgtgggaCCTAAAATTGGAAACAGGTTGATGCATTAGGAAACTTAAGCAAGTTTTTTAGAGCTGTAAATTTGTTTTGCAGACTGTGGCCCACGTGACCAGTGGattaacctgattcttgggctaaggCATCCATATGGTGGTGTCATTCTGATGGGTTTGGATTTGATCTTGGACCTATTGTGCCATTTTGGCACATGTTTGGCATGTACACGAGCGTTATTGCACATACGTGTGGGCTTAATCTAGCTAAGCTCCCCACCCTCATGCTATGTTTAGATGCATCATGAATGTAAGTAGGAAGCAAGTTTCATCAAGTATTGTATCGTTCAGCACCATTATGGCCCTGTATCGCTCTATATCAGCCTATTTCGGGCCAATACTGCCGATTTTTTATGATACTTCTAACCGGGGTAGAAAGTGACTAGAAAGAGAATGAAGGGGAAGGAAATGAGAGGAGAGAGACTTCATCCTACTCTCTTAGGCTCTGTTCTTATTATTATATTGCCATTAGTAGAAGTTAGAATAAAAGTCAACTACTTTCtccctctttatttatttaaattttaacagGTAACTACTGTTGAATAATAAGTACAAAGTTCAAATGCCCTTGGTATGGGATGCCTCTTGTGTACAAAATGAAATACTACAGCTACTACATTATATATTCTGTGACTATCTATATGTGCATATGCATGTATGCAGCAAGGTTGACAAACTTGGGACTTGGACACACCGTTGTTCAGCTATAAATTTTGACTTGGTTGAGTCAACGCAGTGACTCAGGCTAGCCATGTTTTGTAGAATTGGGCCACATTTTCCCTATCCAATGACACAATCTTGTCCACTACCATCAATACCATTGATATGATTGGCCTTGTTGTGATGGCTATATAAATAGTCAATAGCCCAAATTTAACCAACAAATGTCCAATGATCAGAGGTTAGAGTGGTTGAATATATCTGATGTTGGAATGATGACTTCATCTATGGTGGGATCATTATTattcacacacacccacacatgaGGGGGTCATTATAATTAGCATACGCTCTTATTCCAACATCTACCTGCATGTAATGCATTTACATGTTTCTATGCTTTTCATCAATTCCTGTTCCATCTTTGCTGACAATTATTCCCATTTATGCTGCAGTTCTTCATCATATTGTCTTGCACCATTGCAGTAGGAACCAATCTTAGCCAATTCATCTGCATCAGCAGATTCACTGCTGTGTCTTTCCAAGTCCTTGGCCACATGAAGACCATACTTGTGCTTATCTTGGGATTCTTCTTCTTTGGAAAAGAGGGTCTCAATCTACAAGTAGTCTTGGGCATGGTTTTAGCAGTGGTGGGGATGATTTGGTACGGAAATGCCTCCTTGAAGCCTGGAGGAAAGGAGCGCCGGAGCTATTCAATACTGAATGACAGATCTCAAAAACACGGTGGGCTGTCGGAATCCGACGAGCTCAATGAGAAGGTCTAGAGAGGTGAGCCCATCTCTTAAATCGGCTCGCAGCTCGTTTTCTACCCTTGCAGATCCAATAGAGTGGCATCCAACCATAGCTGATTTGATTGTTCTCGTAACATTGAGGGTAGGAACTCAGTTCTTTTGtctcattttttcttcatttttttattattattattattattattttactttgGTTTTCCATTGGCCTTTTTTTTCCATGTTTATTATAGTAATTTATTTCCTCTACCTTTCCTCATTTATAAAGCaaattatttgcattatcttagAATTCCACTTACAAAAAAGAGTCTTGTTGGATATATCTGTAATCTTTAATAACCAATATTTTTGTTCTTTGCTTTGCTAGAAAATAaaagttcttttatttttttcccattcAAAACTGATTTGCCATTCAAGACTATGATGCTCTCCCTCTCGCtttccctctcttcctccctccctGTGTGTGTGTTTGGGGGGCTGGTTTGTTCTTGAATTTTATGTGTATGCTGTAgtcttgaattttattttatatgtatGCAGCCATTGTTCGGAGTATCCTCGATATTAACGATCGCATTGAGATTTCTAGACGGGAATTTCACGTATTGATAATATCCCCGATATAATCTgtatccaatgttttaaata
This region of Magnolia sinica isolate HGM2019 chromosome 1, MsV1, whole genome shotgun sequence genomic DNA includes:
- the LOC131246476 gene encoding UDP-rhamnose/UDP-galactose transporter 4-like, which codes for MSNDQRLEWLNISDVGMMTSSMFFIILSCTIAVGTNLSQFICISRFTAVSFQVLGHMKTILVLILGFFFFGKEGLNLQVVLGMVLAVVGMIWYGNASLKPGGKERRSYSILNDRSQKHGGLSESDELNEKV